One genomic segment of Bradyrhizobium diazoefficiens includes these proteins:
- the obgE gene encoding GTPase ObgE translates to MKFLDEAKVYIRSGDGGNGCVAFRREKFIEFGGPSGGNGGRGGNVIIEVADGLNTLIDYRYQQHFKAQKGENGSGSDRHGANGKNIVLKVPLGTQIFDEDRETLIHDFTNVGEKFVLAEGGNGGFGNAHFKTSTNRAPRNANPGQPGEERWIWLRLKLIADAGLVGMPNAGKSTFLSKVSAARPKIADYPFTTLHPQLGVVNADGREFVLADIPGLIEGAHEGTGLGDRFLGHVERCRVLLHLIDATCEHAGKAYKTVRKELDAYGGLLTDKIEIVALNKIDAVAPDELKKQKDRLKRAAKKTPLLLSGITGDGVKEALRALVEVIGEAPVSAKAKSAAEAEPWSA, encoded by the coding sequence ATGAAATTCCTTGACGAAGCAAAGGTCTATATCCGCTCCGGTGACGGCGGCAATGGCTGCGTGGCGTTCCGCCGCGAGAAGTTCATCGAATTCGGCGGTCCCTCCGGCGGCAATGGCGGCCGCGGCGGCAATGTCATCATCGAGGTCGCCGACGGTCTCAACACGCTGATCGACTACCGCTACCAGCAGCACTTCAAGGCCCAGAAGGGCGAGAACGGCTCGGGCTCGGACCGCCACGGCGCCAACGGCAAGAACATCGTTCTGAAGGTCCCCTTGGGCACGCAGATCTTCGACGAGGACCGCGAGACCCTGATCCATGACTTCACCAATGTCGGCGAGAAATTCGTGCTCGCCGAGGGCGGCAATGGCGGCTTCGGCAACGCGCATTTCAAAACCTCGACCAACCGCGCGCCGCGCAACGCCAATCCCGGCCAGCCCGGCGAGGAGCGCTGGATCTGGCTGCGCCTGAAGCTGATCGCGGATGCTGGCCTGGTCGGCATGCCCAACGCCGGCAAGTCGACCTTCCTGTCCAAGGTCAGCGCGGCGCGGCCGAAGATCGCCGACTATCCCTTCACCACGCTGCATCCGCAGCTCGGCGTCGTGAACGCCGACGGCCGCGAATTCGTGCTGGCCGACATTCCCGGCCTGATCGAAGGCGCGCATGAAGGCACCGGCCTCGGCGATCGCTTCCTCGGCCATGTCGAGCGCTGCCGCGTGCTGCTGCATCTGATCGACGCAACCTGTGAGCACGCCGGCAAGGCCTACAAGACGGTGCGGAAGGAGCTCGATGCCTATGGCGGGCTGCTCACCGACAAGATCGAGATCGTCGCGCTGAACAAGATCGACGCGGTCGCGCCGGACGAATTGAAGAAGCAGAAGGACCGCTTGAAGCGCGCCGCCAAGAAGACGCCGCTGCTGCTCTCAGGCATTACCGGCGATGGCGTCAAGGAAGCGCTCCGCGCGCTTGTCGAGGTGATCGGCGAGGCCCCGGTGTCTGCCAAGGCGAAGAGCGCAGCCGAAGCGGAGCCGTGGTCGGCGTAG
- a CDS encoding MaoC family dehydratase, which produces MTDFDPSQHRMIPGQRWFEDFVVGERFVLPSRTQTTAVFAAFQTASGDTHPVHYDVEYCRSRGMPHLLAHGFQTLIHTAPGAGLFPFMVEESLVGFLEQSSRFLKPVFADDTIYPALEVTELVPGRSTGVVTLRSTVFNQRKELVLEGMQKFLIRRRPV; this is translated from the coding sequence ATGACCGATTTCGATCCAAGCCAGCATCGCATGATTCCTGGGCAGCGCTGGTTTGAGGATTTCGTGGTCGGCGAACGCTTCGTGCTGCCGAGCCGGACCCAGACCACCGCGGTGTTCGCGGCGTTCCAGACCGCGAGCGGCGACACCCATCCGGTGCACTACGATGTCGAATATTGCCGCAGCCGCGGCATGCCGCATCTCTTGGCGCACGGTTTTCAGACGCTGATCCACACCGCGCCCGGCGCCGGCCTGTTTCCGTTCATGGTTGAGGAGTCGCTGGTCGGCTTCCTCGAACAGTCGAGCCGGTTCCTCAAACCCGTATTCGCCGACGACACCATCTATCCGGCGCTTGAGGTCACCGAGCTCGTGCCAGGACGTTCGACCGGCGTGGTGACGCTTCGGAGCACCGTGTTCAACCAGCGCAAGGAATTGGTGCTGGAGGGGATGCAGAAATTTCTGATCCGCCGCCGGCCCGTTTGA